A window from Mytilus galloprovincialis chromosome 8, xbMytGall1.hap1.1, whole genome shotgun sequence encodes these proteins:
- the LOC143043251 gene encoding ryncolin-1-like — MKTDGGRWTVLVRRMDGSQDFNKKWIEYENGFGNLDKEFWLGNRYLHTLTSIGKTEMRVDMQNFKGDRKFAKYTTFKVGDALSKYKLTIGGFTGNVPDAFAAGNHNGQRFTTSDNDNDKDSTNCSTQLKRDGGGWWFNRCEMVCFTFSYANNKKGITDNDLIQWENWKGSRYSLKYASMMIRRV; from the exons ATGAAGACTGATGGTGGACGCTGGACA GTGCTTGTTAGACGAATGGATGGATCACaggatttcaataaaaaatggaTTGAATATGAAAATGGTTTTGGAAACCTTGATAAAGAATTTTGGTTAG GAAATAGGTATTTACATACATTGACATCAATTGGTAAGACTGAAATGCGTGTTGACATGCAAAACTTCAAAGGGGATAGAAAGTTTGCTAAATATACCACTTTCAAGGTTGGAGATGCCTTGTCTAAATACAAGTTGACTATTGGTGGTTTTACCGGTAACGTAC CTGATGCATTTGCAGCGGGAAATCATAACGGTCAGAGATTCACAACATCTGATAATGATAACGATAAGGATTCTACAAATTGTTCAACACAACTCAAGAGGGATGGAGGTGGATGGTGGTTTAATAGGTGTGAAATGGTTTGCTTTACTTTTTCGTACGCAAACAACAAGAAAGGGATCACTGATAATGACCTGATACAGTGGGAAAATTGGAAGGGATCCAGGTATTCATTGAAGTATGCGTCGATGATGATACGTAGAGTTTAA